Within Brachyhypopomus gauderio isolate BG-103 chromosome 4, BGAUD_0.2, whole genome shotgun sequence, the genomic segment CCCGACCCCGATGTCCGATGTTCGGCGCCCCCTGTCGGTCCGAGCCCAAACTGCAGCGCTTCCTCTCCTTCCTACTCTCCAATGTTCACAGCTCGGCCGGAGCCCGTCGTCTTCCCGGCTCCATTTCAACAGGATTTTTAATTCTCCTAACCACCCCAGATCAGGACGAGACCGCATCTAAGGTAAAGAAGAAGCTCTAAGGCTCACGGGGAGTCCGGGTTAGGGCGGAACACACCGTCCTTTTTTAGTGTTTTCAGCGCTCAACACGGAGCTCGAAACTGACTTCACGCATCAGTTGGTACACCATGCTGCTAGTGGAGTGGCTCCGACCATAACAAACCTCTCCGGCTCGTAAAGACGTTTAAAGATCGCTTCCGACATCTCAACGTGCCTCTCGGCGCGCAAAACGACTTAATCTTTTCGTGGTAGCCACTCGTTAAATCGCATTCTCTCCTAAAGTGGGGGGGACGACGacatgaaatgttttatttagcttgctcgcccccccccccctttgctgCAAATAGGTGCAATTACGCTTTCCTCGCCGCTCCTGAAGCTCGCGCTGCACACCGATATCCGCGCGCGCGGGCGGCGATGCGAAAAACGCCTTTCGCTGTTTTTTTCCTATCGATATCACCTTTAGAAGGGACGGTGAGAAAGTGAGGCTCGTCCTCCCGGAGCGGCTCGGCCGGTATCGTCACGCAGGTAACCGCTGCGCCGCGAGACGCGCACGAGCGCTGACAGTGTTGCGATATTGTGTCGCGCGGGCGTGTGTAGTCTATCACTATTTTAGAAGAGCATTAGCTCGTGGCCCAGCAGCTCAGTGGGTTTAAGTTCGTCCAGTACTTATTGGACCAGCGGTTGTAGTCCTGCGTGATCACGGGTGAACGTAGATGTGTACACTTGCAGAATGACAACAGTTCGGTGGAGTAATTGGATCCCGTTGGACCGTGTTATCGCCAccggttttttttgttgttgcatggATCATTGGCGTTTGCACAGCGCTCTGCAAAAACAGTTTCAAAACAGAAACAGCATATTGTGTCTGAAGAACGATGAAGTTTCCTCGGGAAAATGTCGAATTGTCTCGCGCTGTTCTGCATACAGATAGAAATGATTATGCACGTTCGAATCCAAAAATGTGATGTAGGAAGTTGGTTAAGTTCTCGCAGCCTGAACGTGATGTGAGCTTCCTGGAGCTGGAGCTCGCCCGAGTTCGTTGGGAGTTGTCCGTCATGGTCATGTCACCATGAAGCTCCCAGGCCTCTGAAAGCCCAGTTCATGGGGTTTCAGGAGTGTTTGTTGTCGTTGACCAAGGTGGGGAAACATGTCCAGTGAACGGCAGCGGTCAGATGATGAAAGTCCCAGCACCAGTAGCGGTAGTTCGGATGCGGATCAGCGAGACCCCCCGGCCCCGGAACCCGAGGAACCTGAGGAGAGGAAACAGCCAAGTCCTCCTCAGCAGCAGAAGAAAACCACCAAACTGTCCAGCAAAACCACGGCCAAGCTGTCCTCCAGCGCCAAGAGGTAAATCCCAGCAGTGGAGCGGGTTGTGTCCATCACTCGGCCTGCTCGGCCCAGATCCCCAGGGGGAGGCGAGAGGCAAATGACTGCCTACAATCCCACAGCACCTCCCAGTGACACAGTGACAGATGTCCTGTTGTCACCGCAGAGCTTTAGAGGCAGTTCACACTGAAGGATGCCACCGCGCCTCCATGATTAGAGTTTGTTCATTGACGAACTGTtgggagtgggggtggggggtgggggggttatcAGGTGGGACACATGAGCTCGGTTGTTTGGGGGGGGTCACTGCAGCCCCATGCATGTCCGGTGGTTTGCGCTGAGGATCGCGGGGCCATACAGCCGAGGAGATTTGATTAGCAAACGCGATGCTTCTTCACCCATCACAGGGAAACTTTGTGGTACTGCTGAGATGATTTGTGTGGAGAAGTAGAGAGCCTCCTTGTTGCTCACTCTGAGAAAAGCTTCTCATTAGGGGGTTGCTACTGTTCTGTGGAACCCGCTGGGGCAGACAGAACCCAAACACTCGTCACTAGATGAGGACAAACGAGGGGAGCGTAGGGTCTCTGCAAAACTAGGGGGCCAGGGTGGGAGGAGCTTAGGGGGGCAGTGGGAGGAGCTATTCAAACACTCTTATTTAGAAAATTGTCAAAAGTCTTGCCTTGGCTTTCTTACACACTGTTGCTAATGCAGGAGGTTTCCTTACAGCttctgtcaaaaaaaaaaactctgaccccccccccccccccctcccccccccgccTCATTTGCATAtaagctttaaaagaaaacctTTTGTGCTTAAAGTGAGTGGAACGGCAAGAGGTGGGGTTCGGTGGGGGggacggagggggggggggggtggtctttGTATCGGGCTCCGGATTGACTGCGTGCTCCGGACGGCAGGGGAGACGGCAGCAGGGCAAAGTTTTCCTGTTGTGGGATTCGGGTTATGGCTCCGAGAACAAAGAGGCAGCAGCCATGTTAGCTGTAGTGGAGGGAGAGGCGAGTGTGCAGTTAACGCTGCTCTGGTAGAGGGCACTGTAATTCccctgactacacacacacacacacacacacacacacacacacacacacacacacacacacacacacacacacacacacacacacagctctcactctctctctctgcctttgttTTACTTCCCCTcctttctgttttttctttttatcctctacccctctctctctctttctctctctccctctctacccctctctacctctccctctctccctctctctctctctctctctacccctctctctcgctctctctctctttctctccctctctacccctctctctctctctttctctctctccctctctacccctctctacccctctctctctctccctctctccctctctctctctacccctctctctcgctc encodes:
- the LOC143512239 gene encoding ubiquitin-conjugating enzyme E2 E3-like, whose translation is MSSERQRSDDESPSTSSGSSDADQRDPPAPEPEEPEERKQPSPPQQQKKTTKLSSKTTAKLSSSAKRIQKELAEITLDPPPNCRYLSLSVFFKLFRLCCLV